A genomic window from Vigna radiata var. radiata cultivar VC1973A chromosome 2, Vradiata_ver6, whole genome shotgun sequence includes:
- the LOC106752824 gene encoding uncharacterized protein LOC106752824: MNKEDILDAIKSYAIENGKNLKLVKNDRKRIRVRCLGSKGECRWVAYFGFMGAVNSWQLRTVVDSHTCSREHKVRLFNAKWLSRKLEKIVRENPNVKGVDIRDKISRKWNIAISKNMAYTAKTYASDKVAGSFTEQYTRIVDYANELLARSVGSTIKVKVEAYDGNEGKVIFQRFYACLKACKNSFHSCWPIIGLDGAFLKGRHHGDLLTVVARDANDQMLPLAYAIVEVENKDTWTWLLELLIEDLGGPDVCSGLTVMSDQQKGLRYAVEDVIPRVAQRFCVRHLYANFRKKFPGKNLKRLMWRAATTTHPQQWDTEIRRMKEVNEDAFKHLMSIPPRFWSRSRFTTTTQSDTLVNNMSEAFNSVLVNTRTKPIITMLEDIRLYMMKRWAANRSRVTSFKSANCPKILSRLQKDALQTKNWVPSWSAQKRFEIRHVSQSGDNFMVDIDKYTCSYRKWSISGIPCVHALTAMKFLNLNAEDYLPVWFKKSTYEEMYSSIIYPINGKHLWEVTQCPDVLPLPKRQLPGRPKKKRRLEQWKLKKSTTKMSKGGLLKRCTICREVGHNKRNCPKRTQGQQEGEPSTLPQGQPDGADTQTT; the protein is encoded by the exons ATGAATAAAGAAGACATCCTTGATGCCATCAAAAGTTATGCAATTGAGAATGGGAAAAATTTGAAACTTGTCAAGAATGATAGAAAACGAATAAGGGTTAGATGCTTGGGTTCAAAAGGAGAATGCCGATGGGTGGCATATTTTGGTTTCATGGGTGCGGTTAATTCATGGCAACTGAGGACTGTGGTTGACAGTCATACATGTAGTAGGGAACACAAGGTTCGACTATTCAATGCGAAATGGCTGAGTAGAAAACTGGAAAAAATAGTGAGAGAGAATCCTAATGTCAAGGGAGTTGATATTAGAGACAAAATTTCTAGGAAATGGAATATAGCCATATCTAAGAATATGGCTTATACGGCCAAAACATACGCATCAGACAAAGTGGCAGGTTCCTTCACTGAGCAATATACTAGAATAGTTGATTATGCAAATGAGTTATTAGCAAGAAGCGTTGGGTCTACAATCAAGGTAAAAGTTGAGGCTTATGATGGGAATGAGGGGAAAGTAATATTCCAGAGGTTTTATGCATGCCTAAAAGCATGCAAAAATAGCTTTCATTCATGCTGGCCAATCATTGGTCTTGATGGAGCCTTCTTGAAAGGCAGACATCATGGTGATCTATTAACTGTTGTGGCCCGAGATGCAAACGACCAAATGTTGCCATTGGCGTATGCAATTGTTGAAGTTGAAAACAAGGACACGTGGACATGGCTTCTGGAGCTATTGATTGAAGACTTAGGTGGTCCAGATGtgtgttctggactaactgtcatgtcagatcaacaaaag GGTTTAAGATATGCTGTAGAAGATGTTATTCCTAGAGTTGCACAAAGATTTTGTGTAAGGCATTTATATGCCAACTTCAGGAAAAAATTCCCTGGAAAAAACTTGAAAAGGCTCATGTGGAGGGCAGCTACAACAACCCATCCACAACAGTGGGATACTGAGATAAGACGTATGAAAGAGGTTAATGAAGATGCTTTTAAACATCTGATGTCCATTCCTCCAAG GTTTTGGTCAAGATCAAGGTTCACAACCACAACTCAAAGTGATACCTTGGTAAATAACATGTCAGAAGCTTTTAATAGCGTTCTGgtaaatacaaggaccaaaccAATTATTACAATGTTGGAGGACATCAGATTGTACATGATGAAGAGATGGGCAGCTAATAGGTCAAGGGTGACCTCTTTTAAATCAGCAAATTGTCCTAAAATTCTGAGTAGATTACAGAAGGATGCACTACAAACAAAGAACTGGGTTCCCAG CTGGTCTGCACAGAAACGTTTTGAGATCAGACATGTGTCCCAAAGTGGGGACAACTTTATGGTGGATATAGATAAATATACATGTTCCTACAGGAAGTGGAGCATCAGTGGAATTCCTTGTGTGCATGCATTGACAGCAATGAAGTTTCTGAACCTAAATGCAGAAGACTATCTACCTGTATGGTTTAAAAAGTCAACCTATGAAGAGATGTATTCCTCCATTATATACCCCATTAATGGAAAACATCTATGGGAGGTCACTCAATGTCCAGATGTCTTGCCTCTACCAAAAAGACAGTTGCCTGGTCGTcctaagaagaaaaggagattaGAGCAAtggaagttgaagaaaagtacTACCAAAATGTCTAAAGGGGGCTTACTCAAGAGATGTACCATCTGTAGGGAAGTGGgacacaacaaaagaaattgccCAAAACGAACCCAAGGGCAGCAAGAGGGAGAACCCAGCACATTGCCTCAGGGTCAACCAGATGGAGCAGATACACAAACAACTTGa
- the LOC106752816 gene encoding uncharacterized protein LOC106752816, with protein sequence MSMGHSYCSSTCNACGRKHLRSASSSQGDGGWNKKDAPLICHCGEKTVLRTAKTTKNRGKLFWGCLRYKMGSENGGCNFFKWFTDWGVEESVSCEVLEANNERLVKTFENQGVKQSFDVQKVVMGLQSWMKYLVVVVSVVFIMNMIIIAMLMGRV encoded by the coding sequence ATGTCCATGGGTCATTCGTATTGCTCTTCAACTTGCAATGCATGCGGAAGAAAGCATCTCCGTTCTGCTTCGAGCTCTCAAGGAGATGGAGGTTGGAACAAGAAAGATGCACCGCTGATCTGCCATTGTGGAGAGAAGACTGTGTTGAGGACTGCAAAAACGACGAAGAATCGAGGGAAACTGTTCTGGGGTTGCCTTAGGTATAAGATGGGGAGTGAAAATGGAGGATGCAACTTCTTCAAGTGGTTTACTGATTGGGGAGTTGAAGAAAGTGTTAGCTGTGAGGTGTTGGAAGCAAATAATGAGAGGTTGGTGAAGACTTTTGAAAACCAAGGTGTTAAGCAGAGCTTTGATGTGCAGAAAGTTGTGATGGGTCTTCAAAGTTGGATGAAATATTTGGTTGTGGTTGTTAGTGTTGTCTTTATAATGAACATGATTATAATTGCAATGCTCATGGGAAGGGTTTGA